Part of the Aureitalea marina genome, ATCAATAGCCTTTACAGCGCCCAGGAAGTCGTTCAAATCTGGATTGAAGAATCGCATATTGTAGTCGATGGTAATCCTGAACCGCCCACAAAAGGAGAGAAAATAGCGTCTTTCGTAAGTATTGATCAGGCGGGGTGTCAACTTCTGCATCTCCATAAGGCAATCTAAATCCCCCTGGTCAAAGAGTGCTTGTTCGATCAAGGACTGCACCTGGAAGGCGTCAGTATCGCCCAAACTTGTATTCAGGTTCTTAAGTTTGACAGATTCCTTATCTCCGACCTCTCCAAACTTCTTCTTAACCTCAAGTACAGGCTTTTCGATCCTGGTCATATCATCACCGTACCAGCGAATCCGGTATTTCTTGCGATTTCCATCACCTTCTACATTCTGATGATAGAAAATCATGTCCGGTCGGTCAAAATAAATATTGTTTACAGCTCGCCGGTGATAAATCTCACTAAAACAAAAGCTGTTGGTAAGAACTTCTTTCTCGATCAAATCCGCTACATCAGTAGCTGGAAAAACAAACTTTCGTTCAAAACGAAGTTTCTCCTCTTTGGCTTCGAAGTAAATTCTACTTACTGCTTTTTCCATACTCCTTACCATACATTTGCTCAATGACTCGGTTTGAGACGGTAGACATTCTTACATCATCGATGGTCAATTCAGATCCGGATTCGACCAGGTGATCCGATTCGGTATCGGACATAAAGAGATCATTAATGGTGATCTTCCCGATGCCAAACTCTGGTTTTTTCTGAAAGGCAGAGAAACCCAGACGGGTCTCAGAGATATAGACGTCTGAAAATTCAATGGTCGAAAGATCTTTACTTACAATTCCGATCTCTCCACCTTTGACCCGGATATTTGTGCCTTTCATGTTGCTGGCCTCTCCGGCACTGACCCCTTTATCAGATGGATTATTTATAGTGATGTTTTCCAGGTAAATGGACGAGCCCGAAACATCAATACCGTCGTTGCCAGCTGAATTGAATTCCGAATTCGTTATGGTTCCCTCAACAAAGTCTCCGTCAAAAGCGTCAGACCAAGTATTTTCAAAAAGCGAGCCGTCCATGCTGAAATTGGATCTGATTATGTTCAGGGCGTCTTCGCAGCGATTATCCTTAAAAACGGACTGACTGATGGATACATCAGACTCGTGAAAATTAACAGCCCCAGAAACTTCCCAATGCGCATCGGAGGGATTGGATAAGTTGCTAAAGGTGGTGTGTTCGACAAGAGATCTTTTGTGGGCTTTATTAATAAAGACCCCACCCCCGGTTCCATCGCTGGAGTAAAAGGTTATGGGTGAATCTCCTGTCCCCAAACTAAAAATTGGAGAGTGGGACAAAAACGAGGCATGGTTGATCAGGTCGATATTAGCTCCCTTCTCGATTTGAACCTCAAAATTTTCAGGGATGATCACAGTATGATCGACTCGGTGATCTCCGGGCCCTATACGGACGATACCGGTGCTACTATCCACCAGGAGAAAGTCGAACTCCTCCATATTCGAACTTCGGGCCTCCTTAATATCAGAAACACTGGCATCAAGGTCCTTATTCCAGCCATAGGGACGTACCTCTGATTTCCGCTCCAGATCGATTCCATTGATCAGGTAGGTCACCCTTAATTTGGCTACATCCTTTGGATATCGGAATTCAGACTTTTTATTTTTCTTAGAAACAAAAGCATTGACAAATGCATCTTTGAGCTCAAAATTCAGCAACTTGGTCTCTCCAGGGCTGATATACAGATCCTCCTTGAGAACGTCCAGTAATTTACCGTCCTGATGTTGGAGCCCCGTGATCGTAATGTCAAAATCCGTCTTATTGAAAACTTTCAACGCCATCGATTTTCCATCGAAGCTCTCAAAATCATTGAGCAATGAGGTCGAGGGATTGATATAACGTTTGATCATATTGCTGTTGAATTCCAGTATGGAGGTGTCTAGTCCAGTATTGAATTCGGTATTCAGGTTGATCAGTATTTCCTGCAACTCCTCACTGTGGTCATCAATGAGCGAATTTATATAGTCAGTACTGCTGAAATACCTTAGCTTTTCTGCCAATTTTTCCCGGTAGAGGTCATCTGACCCTGAAAGGTGAAAATTGACGACGTCAGAGATCTTATTACCGGAATTAGAATCGAAGGCGATCGGCTCCAATTTACCGGTAATGGGGTTGTAATAAAATTTGAGGTTAATAAAACCAAGGCCGTGCAGTCCTCCAAACAAGTTCAGCAGCGCCACATAGGAGGTTAGTCTGTCTATATCGAAGGCCTCGGATACCTTTAATTTTTTCTGTCTGAATCCATCCAAAAGGTTTTTAGCAGTTTCAAACTGCCGCATCAGATTTGGGTCCTGCAGCACCTTGTTTTCATTGTACAAGCGGATGGGTGATGAATCGATCAGGAATTCTCCGTTCTGATTCTTGATTTCCTCCAATCCCAGGTCGATCTTTTGTTCGATGTCCTTCCAGTAATAGGATTCGTCGAAGGCCAGGATGACTCCCTCTCTCCTCCGATTGTTCTCCAAAAGTATCTTGTCAAAAGCTTCTTCGGCCGCCATGATCCCAATCGGGATCTCCCTGGATTGATCCTTAGCGCCAACCTTTAATGTCAGGTCCACAAAATCGTAACGAATACCAATCAATCCTTCCCGTTTTACAGCTTTTTGAAACAACCATTCCCAAGCATAGTTTCGGACCTTGGGATGCTGAAAGGAGAATTTTCTCATTCCCTTGATGGTTTTTTCTTCGTCCATAACGACACGCAGGGACCATTTTTTCTCATCGACCACATGATCGGTCCAATCTCCTTTAAGGCGTATATCCACTTTGATCTCTTGTCCCGTAGCAGGATCAGTTATACGGGCGGGAAGCAATTGCTTTTGTTCAGAGCCAATAACGCCATTCTTGACTGCCTCTTCACGGTACTCCTTAAGTTGAGAGAAATTCTTATCCGAGATCCGTATGACCTGCCGCTGAAAATTGTTCTTGATCTCGATAGTGGCTTCATCCGGAATCTTCAACTTGCTTCTCTGAAAGGACCGTCCCAGGTCTTGCTGAAACCGCCCTGTATTGATGTAGTCTACATTATCCAACTCAAGGACTCTGCCCAGGTAGTTGTCATGGACAAGTTTTCGTTTGAATACAATGTATTTTCTTCCATCAACCTCAATCTCTTCAAACGGGCGCCGGGGTACGAATCCAAAATTTAGGAATTTGGTCGTCTGATCCTGAACAATCTTGGAGTTATCCTTTAGGTATACGTGAACAAAGAACCGGTCGGCTGCTTGTCGTTCATTAAGTGAATCCGGATAGATATAAACCAGGTGTGGTACAGCATACTGCTTAACTATATAAATAGAAAGCGTCGAGTCTTCGTAAATCCCCTTATACACACTGTCGAGTATGCTTTTATAACTCCTAACCTGCCTGATTTTGGTTTCTGAGAACAGATCGGTCAATTCTGTAGGGTCGGGGGAAGCCAGGGAGACTTCATCTTTCTCCTTTAAAAGTGCCATCACGGAGATCAACAGGATGGCAATTATCGCAATGAAGATTAAGGGAGAACCACCTTGGCCTTTATGTTTTTTGATTTTCATCGGATCATCCTGGCATTAAATGGACTAGTTATCCTGATCGATAAAAGTAAGTTGCAGGTCTTCAAATTGAGCTAGCAGGGTGTTATTCAACTCACTGATCTTGTCGATGGAAGATAGGTTCACCAAGAAATTCATATTCAGGTTTCCATCGGCCATTTTTATGCGTTTTACATCCACCTGGTCGGCATGCTGCATCACTATAGAACTTACCTCCTCGATAGCCTTTGACTCTGATTCTTTCTTACAAGGCATGGCTAACAACAAGTTCTGGGTCATGGAACTGGCCGAATTGCTTTTGCTGGTTGCAATAATGATCAAACACAAAAAAACGAAGCCGATCAAGGTGGGCAGAAGTTGGTTGGCTCCCAATCCCAATCCCAGCGCAATGGCCATAAAGAAATAGGCCAATTCCTCAGGTTCTTTAATGGCTGTTCTAAACCTCACAATAGACAATGCCCCAACCAGTCCGAGAGAAAGGGCAAGGGAAGACTTAACTATGGAGATGATGATAAAGGTCGTGACACCTACCAGGATTAAAACACGGCCCAATTGATGTCGGTTGGAAAGCGACTTTCCGTAACGAACATATACGAGAGACAATATGAACAGTAGAACACCACAACTGATCATGTTGATTATGTAATTGACCACCGAAAAGGACTCGTCAAAATTGAAGTTCAATTCGCTTAAAAATTCGTTCATAGGGCAATTTGCTATAGGTCTGTGAAAACTTCCCGGTTGGCTCTTGATCACGCCATTAAAAGGGAGAATTGAGTCACGATGTTATTTAATTTTTTTATTCGGTAATCCTATCTGTTAAGGACGGCTCAAATATAATTGGAATATTCAATTTCTGTTGTGAATATAAGGAGCACTCTCAGCGGTTTAGAGTGATTGATTGACGATACTTGGAGGTCGATTGGGAATAATGCGGAATGGATATCGGAACATTTTGCTGTTTGTGGCAAATTTAAATAATTGAAAATCAATGATATAAAACTATAATTTATGAACCCTGTTCGATGTGTAAAAATCCAAGTATAATTTTTTCCCATACTTTTGTACTCCAAATTGAACGGACAATGGCGAAGAATTTAGTGATCGTTGAGTCACCTGCTAAGGCTAAAACCATCGAAAAATTCCTTGGAAAGGATTACAAGGTTACCTCTAGTTTTGGTCATATTGTTGATCTGCCGGCAAAGGAGTTGGGAGTAAACGTAGATGACGATTTTCAACCTGATTATATAGTACCGAAAGAGAAGAAAGAACTGGTAAAGGACCTAAAGAAAATGGCAGCAAATGCCGACTTGGTCTGGCTAGCCAGTGATGAGGACCGGGAAGGAGAGGCAATTGCCTGGCACCTGGCCAACACCTTGAAATTGGAAGAAGAAAAGATCAGGCGCATCGTGTTCCACGAGATCACCAAGTCTGCCATCGTTAAGGCGATTGAGAATCCCCGCAAGATCGATTACAACCTGGTATGGGCCCAACAGGCCAGAAGGGTATTAGACCGATTGGTTGGCTACCAACTGTCACCGGTACTTTGGAAAAAGGTGAAAGGTGGACTCTCCGCCGGAAGGGTTCAGTCTGTGGCTGTTCGCTTGATCGTAGAGCGGGAACGGGATATAGAATCGTTCAACCCGACCTCTTCTTTTAGGGTGGACGCCGAATTCCTGACCGAATCTGGAGCGAGATTCAAGGCTAAACTGCCTAAGAACCTAGAAGGACAAACTGCAGCCCAGCAATTTTTGCAGTCTAACATTGGTGCGGGCTATCAGGTAGCTGACTTAGTTAAAAAGCCAGCCAAAAAGAAACCGGCTGCACCCTTTACCACTTCAACCTTACAGCAGGAAGCCTCGCGGAAACTGTATTTCTCGGTAAGTAAGACCATGACTCTGGCTCAGCGTTTGTACGAAGCCGGTTTGATTACTTATATGAGAACCGATAGTGTAAACCTTTCTCAAGAGGCATTGAATGCAGCCAAGGAAGAGATCATAGAAAGTTACGGAGACCAATACAGTCATCCGAGACAATATAAAGGTAAGGCCAAAGGTGCCCAGGAGGCACACGAGGCCATTCGTCCAACCGATATGAGCAGGCAACGTGTCCAGGTAGATCCGGATCAGGCCCGCTTGTATGAGTTGATCTGGAAAAGAACCATCGCTTCCCAAATGGCAGAGGCTCAAATGGAGAGAACTCAGCTTCGGATCGATATTCTCAATCCGGGAAAAAATGCGCTTCAGTTCCAGGCTAACGGAGAAATGATCAAGTTTGACGGTTTCCTGAAAGTCTATATGGAAGGAACCGACATCGAAGAAGAGGAGAAGGACGGCATGCTACCTAATTTACAAGTTGGAGACAGTCTGGCTGCCAACAGTATCTCGGCCACCCAGCGATTTACGCGGGCTCCTTATCGGTATACCGAGGCCTCCCTGGTAAAGCAATTGGAGGAACTGGGCATTGGAAGACCATCTACTTATGCGCCGACCATCACTACAATCATGAACCGCAATTATGTAGAGAAGGGGACTGTAGACGGTGTAGAACGAAGCTATGTGCAAATGGTTCTTGTTGATGATGCTGTCCGTCAAAAGGAGTTGACGGAAATGGTGGGTAGCGATAAAGGCAAATTAGTGCCCACCGATATTGGGATGATCGTAAACGACTTCCTGGTGGAGCATTTCGATAATATCGTAGACTATAACTTCACTGCCAAGGCCGAAGAGGACTTTGACCACATAGCGGACGGAAAGGAGAACTGGACCGGAATGATGCGGGAGTTCTATGACAAGTTCCACCCGCAAGTTGAGGATGTCCAGGAAAATGCTGAGCGGGAAAGTGGCGAGCGTGTTCTAGGTGAAGATCCGGTGAGTGGTAAACCAGTATTGGTCCGTCTAGGGAAATTTGGGCCCATTGCCCAGATCGGTGCCCCGGAAGACGAAGAAAAGCAGTTTACCAGCTTGTTACCCGATCAGCAATTGCATTTGGTCACCTTCGAGCAGGTCATGGACTTGTTTAAGTTGCCCAAAGATCTTGGTACTTACGAAGGGGAAGAGGTGCAAGTCAGCAATGGTCGATTTGGTCCTTATGTGCGGTTTGGAAAGACATTTATTTCTCTGCCTGCCGATCTGGATCCACTGGCGGTAGATAGAGAAAAGGCCATCGAATTGATTCTGGCCAAGAAAAAGGCGGATGCACCTATATATATGTATGAAGATAAACCGGTGCAGAAGGGTAAAGGTAGATTTGGTCCCTATATCAAGTGGAACAACATTTTCATCAACGTAAACAAGAAATACGATTTCGATAATCTGAGCGAAGCCGATATCATCGAGCTGATCGAGAATAAGAAGCAGAAGGAGATCGAAAAACTGATCCAGGAATGGCCGGAAGAAGGGATCCGTCTGGAAAAGGCACGTTGGGGTAGGTTCAACCTGATCAAGGGAAAGACCAAGGTCGAGTTACCAAAGACCACCAAGGCCAATGAAATGACTCTGGACCAAGCCCAGGCTAT contains:
- a CDS encoding polyphosphate polymerase domain-containing protein, coding for MEKAVSRIYFEAKEEKLRFERKFVFPATDVADLIEKEVLTNSFCFSEIYHRRAVNNIYFDRPDMIFYHQNVEGDGNRKKYRIRWYGDDMTRIEKPVLEVKKKFGEVGDKESVKLKNLNTSLGDTDAFQVQSLIEQALFDQGDLDCLMEMQKLTPRLINTYERRYFLSFCGRFRITIDYNMRFFNPDLNDFLGAVKAIDNIVLELKYSREDDHAARQLSQEIGTRLSKNSKYVQGIDLFLFSA
- a CDS encoding right-handed parallel beta-helix repeat-containing protein; translated protein: MKIKKHKGQGGSPLIFIAIIAILLISVMALLKEKDEVSLASPDPTELTDLFSETKIRQVRSYKSILDSVYKGIYEDSTLSIYIVKQYAVPHLVYIYPDSLNERQAADRFFVHVYLKDNSKIVQDQTTKFLNFGFVPRRPFEEIEVDGRKYIVFKRKLVHDNYLGRVLELDNVDYINTGRFQQDLGRSFQRSKLKIPDEATIEIKNNFQRQVIRISDKNFSQLKEYREEAVKNGVIGSEQKQLLPARITDPATGQEIKVDIRLKGDWTDHVVDEKKWSLRVVMDEEKTIKGMRKFSFQHPKVRNYAWEWLFQKAVKREGLIGIRYDFVDLTLKVGAKDQSREIPIGIMAAEEAFDKILLENNRRREGVILAFDESYYWKDIEQKIDLGLEEIKNQNGEFLIDSSPIRLYNENKVLQDPNLMRQFETAKNLLDGFRQKKLKVSEAFDIDRLTSYVALLNLFGGLHGLGFINLKFYYNPITGKLEPIAFDSNSGNKISDVVNFHLSGSDDLYREKLAEKLRYFSSTDYINSLIDDHSEELQEILINLNTEFNTGLDTSILEFNSNMIKRYINPSTSLLNDFESFDGKSMALKVFNKTDFDITITGLQHQDGKLLDVLKEDLYISPGETKLLNFELKDAFVNAFVSKKNKKSEFRYPKDVAKLRVTYLINGIDLERKSEVRPYGWNKDLDASVSDIKEARSSNMEEFDFLLVDSSTGIVRIGPGDHRVDHTVIIPENFEVQIEKGANIDLINHASFLSHSPIFSLGTGDSPITFYSSDGTGGGVFINKAHKRSLVEHTTFSNLSNPSDAHWEVSGAVNFHESDVSISQSVFKDNRCEDALNIIRSNFSMDGSLFENTWSDAFDGDFVEGTITNSEFNSAGNDGIDVSGSSIYLENITINNPSDKGVSAGEASNMKGTNIRVKGGEIGIVSKDLSTIEFSDVYISETRLGFSAFQKKPEFGIGKITINDLFMSDTESDHLVESGSELTIDDVRMSTVSNRVIEQMYGKEYGKSSK
- a CDS encoding DUF4956 domain-containing protein, which encodes MNEFLSELNFNFDESFSVVNYIINMISCGVLLFILSLVYVRYGKSLSNRHQLGRVLILVGVTTFIIISIVKSSLALSLGLVGALSIVRFRTAIKEPEELAYFFMAIALGLGLGANQLLPTLIGFVFLCLIIIATSKSNSASSMTQNLLLAMPCKKESESKAIEEVSSIVMQHADQVDVKRIKMADGNLNMNFLVNLSSIDKISELNNTLLAQFEDLQLTFIDQDN
- the topA gene encoding type I DNA topoisomerase, translated to MAKNLVIVESPAKAKTIEKFLGKDYKVTSSFGHIVDLPAKELGVNVDDDFQPDYIVPKEKKELVKDLKKMAANADLVWLASDEDREGEAIAWHLANTLKLEEEKIRRIVFHEITKSAIVKAIENPRKIDYNLVWAQQARRVLDRLVGYQLSPVLWKKVKGGLSAGRVQSVAVRLIVERERDIESFNPTSSFRVDAEFLTESGARFKAKLPKNLEGQTAAQQFLQSNIGAGYQVADLVKKPAKKKPAAPFTTSTLQQEASRKLYFSVSKTMTLAQRLYEAGLITYMRTDSVNLSQEALNAAKEEIIESYGDQYSHPRQYKGKAKGAQEAHEAIRPTDMSRQRVQVDPDQARLYELIWKRTIASQMAEAQMERTQLRIDILNPGKNALQFQANGEMIKFDGFLKVYMEGTDIEEEEKDGMLPNLQVGDSLAANSISATQRFTRAPYRYTEASLVKQLEELGIGRPSTYAPTITTIMNRNYVEKGTVDGVERSYVQMVLVDDAVRQKELTEMVGSDKGKLVPTDIGMIVNDFLVEHFDNIVDYNFTAKAEEDFDHIADGKENWTGMMREFYDKFHPQVEDVQENAERESGERVLGEDPVSGKPVLVRLGKFGPIAQIGAPEDEEKQFTSLLPDQQLHLVTFEQVMDLFKLPKDLGTYEGEEVQVSNGRFGPYVRFGKTFISLPADLDPLAVDREKAIELILAKKKADAPIYMYEDKPVQKGKGRFGPYIKWNNIFINVNKKYDFDNLSEADIIELIENKKQKEIEKLIQEWPEEGIRLEKARWGRFNLIKGKTKVELPKTTKANEMTLDQAQAIIQKKTPKKKTRKKAAAKKK